Proteins encoded together in one Halorubellus sp. JP-L1 window:
- a CDS encoding LAGLIDADG family homing endonuclease — protein MAAGDNSELVDAFLDFYRTYYRDEIGKLAQNYPTDQRSLYIDYDDLYRFDPDLADDYENQPEQLQKYAEEALRLYDLPVDVKLGQAHVRMDPLPDSTDIREIRARHVNTLVTVRGTVNKATDVRPKMQEAAFECQRCGTLTRIPQSGGDFQEPHECQGCERQGPFGLNYDQSEFVDSQKLRVQESPEGLRGGETPQAIDVQIEDDITGNVTPGDHVAATGILRLEQQGSEQDKSAVFDVYMDGVSVVIDEEDFEDMEITDADKEAIYELSNNPDIYDKMVASVAPSIYGYDEEKLSMILQLFSGVTKHLPDGSRIRGDLHMLLIGDPGTGKSQLLSYIKNVAPRSVYTSGKGSSSAGLCVTGDTRIQTSSGLQRVRDLAIDEHPKPVDEDTSAPKSVPLQTFDYTTTEMVERESSHVWRMPEKPCRRVETAHGKSLEASVNTPVLTCGRDGLEWTQVSDIEAGEYVAVPRYDDLDRNEVPVRAFLELTSEKVKLADESVERLRSALADEFGHLRAAAAELGLSEDFVYDSVRNRHVPLEKLETMLDAVEMAREDVAFDRLMIRHGDSVTVPATFDEDLMYLLGLVFGDGDISLDRRDGNRGMVRISNSDEDLLERAADIFDEKFDKRPEIERQDDRVPCIRVCSATIARLFANAGMETPKVDLELAPELTTAAHADAFLRGLMDADGSVSARDDGGSSVLLSTISKALAEQVQLMLETYGVRARRRERDRRGTYELADGQTIGSKHVQHFVELYGSDIERYADAIGFTISEKKAALDEIVDDATRRGEKMPLGDVLVAADGGSVAGDYHMNVERGDNPSRERARAMLEDIDVGDAERATREAVEADLRWDRITDVEDVGEKEVFDLTVPDTHNFVGNGIVTHNTAAAVRDDFGDGQQWSLEAGALVLADRGIAAVDELDKMAPDDRSAMHQALEQQEISVSKAGINATLKSRCSLLGAANPKYGRFDQYEPIGEQIDLEPALISRFDLIFTVTDQPDEEEDRNLAQHILNTNYAGELETQRTEMTNVDVTSEEIDDVTADVDPDIDPELMRKYIAYAKQNCHPRMTDEARQAIEDFYVDLRSKGQDEDSPVPVTARQLEAIVRLAEASARVRLSDTVDEADSERVIDIVRSCLQDIGVDPETGEFDADVVETGQSKTQRDRIKNLKQLIGDIEEEYDDGAPVDVVMDRADEIGMDESKAEHEIEKLKQKGELYEPKKQHLRTT, from the coding sequence ATGGCTGCAGGGGACAACTCCGAACTCGTCGACGCGTTCCTCGACTTCTACAGGACGTACTACCGCGACGAAATCGGGAAGCTCGCGCAGAACTACCCCACCGACCAGCGCTCGCTGTACATCGACTACGACGACCTCTACCGCTTCGACCCCGATCTCGCCGACGACTACGAGAACCAACCGGAGCAACTCCAGAAGTACGCCGAAGAAGCCCTCCGCCTCTACGACCTCCCCGTCGACGTCAAGCTCGGCCAGGCGCACGTCCGCATGGACCCCCTCCCGGACTCCACGGACATCCGGGAGATCCGCGCCCGCCACGTCAACACTCTCGTCACGGTCCGCGGCACCGTCAACAAGGCGACGGACGTCCGCCCGAAGATGCAGGAAGCGGCGTTCGAGTGCCAGCGCTGCGGTACCCTCACCCGCATCCCCCAGTCCGGCGGCGACTTCCAGGAACCCCACGAGTGCCAGGGCTGCGAACGCCAGGGTCCCTTCGGCCTCAACTACGACCAGTCCGAGTTCGTCGACTCCCAGAAACTCCGCGTTCAGGAATCCCCCGAAGGCCTCCGGGGCGGCGAGACACCGCAGGCGATCGACGTCCAGATCGAGGACGACATCACCGGGAACGTCACCCCCGGCGACCACGTCGCCGCCACCGGCATCCTCCGCCTCGAACAACAGGGCAGCGAACAGGACAAGTCCGCGGTGTTCGACGTCTACATGGACGGCGTCAGCGTCGTCATCGACGAAGAGGACTTCGAGGACATGGAGATCACGGACGCCGACAAGGAAGCCATCTACGAGCTCTCCAACAACCCAGACATCTACGACAAGATGGTCGCCTCCGTCGCCCCCAGCATCTACGGCTACGACGAGGAGAAACTCTCCATGATCCTCCAGCTCTTCTCCGGCGTCACCAAACACCTCCCCGACGGCTCCCGCATCCGCGGCGACCTCCACATGCTCCTCATCGGCGACCCGGGTACTGGTAAGTCGCAGCTCTTATCATACATCAAGAACGTCGCACCACGGTCCGTCTATACGTCCGGTAAAGGTTCCAGCTCTGCGGGTCTTTGCGTCACTGGAGACACAAGAATACAGACATCTTCCGGGCTGCAACGGGTTCGAGACCTCGCGATTGACGAGCACCCTAAGCCAGTCGACGAAGACACGAGCGCACCGAAGTCGGTGCCACTCCAGACGTTCGACTACACCACGACGGAGATGGTCGAGAGAGAGTCGTCGCACGTCTGGCGGATGCCCGAGAAGCCGTGTCGACGCGTCGAGACGGCGCACGGGAAGTCCCTAGAGGCCTCGGTGAACACGCCCGTTCTGACGTGCGGCCGCGATGGACTGGAGTGGACGCAGGTCTCCGATATCGAGGCAGGAGAGTACGTCGCCGTCCCGCGGTACGACGACCTCGACAGGAACGAGGTCCCAGTCCGAGCGTTCCTCGAACTGACCTCGGAGAAGGTGAAGCTCGCGGACGAATCCGTCGAGCGACTGCGGAGTGCACTCGCCGACGAGTTCGGTCACCTCCGCGCGGCAGCGGCCGAACTCGGACTCAGCGAGGACTTCGTCTACGACTCGGTCAGGAACCGTCATGTTCCGCTCGAGAAGCTCGAGACGATGCTCGACGCGGTCGAGATGGCGCGCGAGGACGTCGCGTTCGACCGACTCATGATCCGTCACGGCGACAGCGTCACCGTCCCGGCGACGTTCGACGAGGACCTCATGTACCTCCTCGGACTCGTGTTCGGCGACGGCGACATCTCGCTGGACCGTCGGGACGGGAACCGAGGGATGGTCCGCATCTCCAACAGCGACGAGGACCTATTGGAGCGTGCTGCAGACATCTTCGACGAGAAGTTCGACAAGCGCCCGGAGATCGAACGTCAAGACGACCGCGTTCCCTGCATCCGCGTGTGCAGTGCGACGATAGCGCGCCTCTTCGCGAACGCAGGGATGGAGACGCCGAAGGTCGACCTCGAACTCGCACCCGAGTTGACGACCGCGGCCCACGCCGACGCGTTCCTCCGCGGACTCATGGACGCCGACGGCTCGGTATCGGCTCGCGACGACGGCGGATCGAGCGTCCTCCTCTCCACCATCAGCAAGGCCCTCGCGGAACAGGTCCAGTTGATGCTAGAAACGTACGGCGTTCGCGCGCGACGCCGCGAACGCGACCGTCGCGGCACGTACGAACTCGCGGACGGGCAGACGATCGGGTCGAAGCACGTACAGCACTTCGTCGAACTGTATGGTTCGGACATCGAGCGCTACGCTGACGCCATCGGGTTCACCATCTCGGAGAAGAAGGCGGCGCTCGACGAGATCGTCGACGACGCGACGCGTCGGGGCGAAAAGATGCCGCTCGGTGACGTGCTCGTCGCTGCCGACGGCGGTTCGGTCGCGGGAGACTACCACATGAACGTCGAGCGCGGCGACAACCCGAGTCGAGAACGAGCGCGAGCGATGCTCGAAGACATCGACGTCGGCGACGCAGAGCGCGCAACCCGCGAAGCTGTCGAAGCCGACCTCCGGTGGGACCGCATCACGGACGTCGAGGACGTCGGCGAGAAGGAAGTGTTCGACCTCACCGTCCCCGACACGCACAACTTCGTCGGGAACGGCATCGTCACGCACAACACGGCCGCCGCCGTCCGCGACGATTTCGGGGACGGCCAGCAGTGGTCGCTGGAGGCCGGTGCACTCGTATTAGCTGACCGAGGGATTGCGGCGGTGGACGAGCTGGACAAGATGGCGCCGGACGACCGGTCGGCGATGCACCAGGCCTTAGAGCAGCAGGAGATCTCGGTGTCGAAGGCGGGGATCAACGCGACCCTCAAGTCGCGGTGTTCGCTGCTTGGTGCGGCGAACCCGAAGTACGGGCGGTTCGACCAGTACGAGCCGATCGGCGAGCAGATCGACCTCGAGCCCGCGCTGATTTCGCGCTTCGACCTGATCTTCACCGTGACGGACCAGCCGGACGAGGAGGAGGACCGGAACCTCGCCCAGCACATCCTGAACACGAACTACGCGGGCGAGCTGGAGACTCAGCGGACGGAGATGACGAACGTGGACGTGACGAGCGAGGAGATCGACGACGTGACGGCGGACGTCGACCCGGACATCGATCCGGAGCTGATGCGGAAGTATATCGCGTACGCGAAGCAGAACTGTCATCCGCGGATGACCGACGAGGCGCGGCAGGCGATCGAGGACTTCTACGTGGACTTGCGGTCGAAGGGACAGGACGAGGATTCGCCGGTGCCGGTGACGGCGCGCCAGCTGGAGGCGATCGTGCGGTTGGCGGAGGCGAGTGCGCGGGTGCGGTTGTCGGATACGGTCGACGAGGCGGACTCGGAGCGCGTGATCGACATCGTGCGGTCGTGCCTGCAGGACATCGGCGTGGACCCCGAGACCGGGGAGTTCGACGCGGACGTGGTGGAGACGGGGCAGTCGAAGACCCAGCGCGACCGCATCAAGAACCTCAAGCAGTTGATCGGCGACATCGAGGAGGAGTACGACGACGGGGCGCCCGTGGACGTGGTGATGGATCGGGCGGACGAGATCGGGATGGACGAGAGCAAGGCCGAGCACGAGATAGAGAAGTTGAAGCAGAAGGGCGAGCTGTACGAACCCAAGAAACAGCACTTGCGGACGACGTAG
- a CDS encoding VWA domain-containing protein, whose amino-acid sequence MRRIALATTLAALVVLAGCIGGSSSESMGLAAGGAQDVNDFRNNVDEGYVPQPSSLTAEGLYHDHYFDTGQNRPCNATFCPSYSRAVTRDPLSGERERYVTVGLNSGIDADEFERKALNLVVVVDTSGSMSDGFGSYYYDDDGTRKTVEDDDRSKMAAARDAVGTLTTHLTDDDRIGVVGYDDEARTVVEMGRVGDRDMGAVRERIDGLRAGGSTNLDDAMRSAESMVEPYRNPDRTEHETRVVYVTDAMPNTGTTDGQTLGERLSSNADAGVYSTFVGVGVDFNARFVETVNGVEGANHYVVRSPDQFAERMNEGFEHMVTPLVFDLSVELESDAYRIERVYGSPNANASSGDLLHVNTLFPSRTEDGKTEGGVVLVELERVENATASDDGPALTARYETRDGTRHETTRTVEFASRDAPYYESTGVRKAVLLGQYVDLLRNWMAHERARATDGEVDAPAAGIEHRTLGEWEQTSIPLRVSATYRDRIREFRAHFVAESAALGDERLQRERDVLDTLATHGTNETNATATDDIPSTDANATTAADANATTSSATAALGTPGSPIATPDHFHPALRTFLKHPVPRSV is encoded by the coding sequence ATGCGTCGAATCGCTCTCGCAACGACCCTCGCCGCCCTCGTCGTCCTCGCCGGCTGCATCGGTGGAAGCTCCAGCGAATCCATGGGGCTCGCCGCCGGCGGCGCCCAGGACGTCAACGACTTCCGGAACAACGTCGACGAAGGCTACGTCCCCCAGCCATCGAGCCTGACCGCCGAAGGCCTCTACCACGACCACTACTTCGACACCGGTCAGAACCGGCCGTGCAACGCCACGTTCTGTCCGTCCTACAGTCGCGCCGTCACGCGCGACCCGCTCTCGGGCGAACGCGAACGCTACGTGACCGTCGGCCTGAACTCCGGGATCGACGCCGACGAGTTCGAACGCAAGGCCCTGAACCTCGTCGTCGTCGTCGACACCTCCGGGTCGATGAGCGACGGCTTCGGCTCGTACTACTACGACGATGACGGCACGCGGAAGACGGTCGAGGACGACGACCGCTCGAAGATGGCGGCCGCCCGCGACGCCGTCGGGACGCTCACCACGCACCTCACCGACGACGACCGGATCGGCGTCGTCGGCTACGACGACGAGGCCCGGACCGTCGTCGAGATGGGTCGCGTCGGCGACCGCGACATGGGCGCCGTCCGGGAGCGGATCGACGGCCTGCGCGCCGGCGGGAGCACGAACCTCGACGACGCCATGCGCAGCGCCGAGTCCATGGTGGAGCCCTACCGGAACCCCGACCGGACCGAGCACGAGACCCGCGTCGTGTACGTCACCGACGCGATGCCGAACACGGGAACGACCGACGGCCAGACGCTCGGCGAACGCCTCTCGTCGAACGCCGACGCCGGCGTGTACTCGACGTTCGTCGGCGTCGGCGTCGACTTCAACGCGCGGTTCGTCGAGACCGTCAACGGCGTCGAGGGCGCGAACCACTACGTCGTCCGCTCGCCCGACCAGTTCGCCGAGCGCATGAACGAGGGCTTCGAGCACATGGTGACGCCACTCGTCTTCGACCTCTCCGTCGAACTGGAGTCGGACGCGTACCGGATCGAGCGCGTGTACGGCTCCCCGAACGCGAACGCCTCCAGCGGCGACCTCCTGCACGTGAACACGCTGTTCCCCTCGCGGACCGAGGACGGGAAGACCGAGGGCGGCGTCGTGCTCGTCGAACTGGAACGCGTCGAGAACGCGACCGCGAGCGACGACGGCCCGGCACTGACGGCGCGCTACGAGACCCGCGACGGAACGCGCCACGAGACCACGCGAACCGTCGAATTCGCGTCCAGAGACGCGCCGTACTACGAGAGCACGGGCGTCCGCAAGGCCGTACTCCTCGGCCAGTACGTCGACCTCCTCCGGAACTGGATGGCACACGAGCGCGCTCGCGCCACCGACGGCGAGGTCGACGCACCAGCAGCCGGCATCGAGCACCGCACCCTTGGCGAGTGGGAGCAGACCTCGATACCGCTCCGGGTGTCCGCGACGTACCGCGACCGTATCCGCGAGTTCCGCGCGCACTTCGTCGCCGAATCCGCAGCGCTCGGCGACGAGCGCCTCCAGCGCGAACGCGACGTCCTCGATACGCTCGCCACCCACGGCACGAACGAGACGAACGCGACCGCTACTGACGACATCCCCTCCACTGACGCGAACGCGACGACCGCCGCCGACGCGAATGCAACGACCAGTTCGGCCACGGCCGCACTCGGGACCCCCGGGTCCCCGATCGCGACTCCCGATCACTTCCACCCGGCTTTGCGAACCTTCTTGAAGCATCCCGTACCTAGGAGCGTGTAA
- a CDS encoding PAS domain S-box protein encodes MAPTGSLDVLLDHAQDKIVLVDEDGVVTYANDAVRRILGYEPEDVVGTNAFDYMHPEDVDEVREGFRRLVDADDPAETTATYRFAAADGSWVALESRMSNCRDGDLDGYVVSSRDVTDRIAAERDQRETSARLQELAATTSDVLWMFNADWSELLFVNPAYEDVYGGDVDELRANPGSFLDTIHPEDVPRVEDAMTRLSAGESMNMEYRVNEHESYTVWVWVQAEPILEDGDVVRITGFSRDVTDRRRRERQLYVMDTLLRHNLRNDLTVVLGEADRIASEHPAATDRTDVIRATANDLLESAEKGRRIVERMDADTTKHPVDVAALVERCAADVADRHPDATVHFDAPGTATARCIDGIDVAVTELLENAIQHNDDPHPVVDVAVTERADDVTVTVTDDATPIPDVEANVLTGHHDMTDVYHSSGLGLWLVYWLVELSNGSITVDSGETGNRIQVTFDQVSK; translated from the coding sequence ATGGCCCCGACCGGGTCGCTCGACGTCCTCCTCGACCACGCGCAGGACAAGATCGTGCTGGTCGACGAGGACGGCGTCGTCACGTACGCCAACGACGCGGTCAGACGCATCCTCGGCTACGAACCCGAGGACGTCGTCGGGACGAACGCGTTCGACTACATGCACCCGGAGGACGTCGACGAGGTCCGCGAGGGGTTCCGGCGGCTCGTCGACGCGGACGACCCCGCCGAGACCACGGCGACGTACCGGTTCGCGGCCGCGGACGGCTCGTGGGTCGCGCTCGAATCCCGGATGTCGAACTGCCGCGACGGCGACCTCGACGGGTACGTCGTGAGCTCGCGGGACGTCACCGACCGCATCGCCGCGGAACGCGACCAGCGCGAGACCAGCGCGCGCCTCCAGGAGCTCGCCGCCACCACGAGCGACGTCCTCTGGATGTTCAACGCCGACTGGAGCGAACTCCTCTTCGTCAATCCCGCGTACGAGGACGTCTACGGCGGCGACGTCGACGAGCTCCGCGCGAACCCCGGGTCGTTCCTCGACACCATCCACCCCGAGGACGTCCCGCGCGTCGAGGACGCGATGACGCGTCTCTCCGCCGGCGAATCCATGAACATGGAGTACCGCGTGAACGAGCACGAGTCGTACACCGTCTGGGTGTGGGTGCAGGCCGAACCCATCCTCGAGGACGGCGACGTCGTCCGCATCACGGGCTTCTCGCGCGACGTCACCGACCGCCGGCGGCGCGAACGCCAACTGTACGTCATGGATACGCTCCTCCGGCACAACCTCCGGAACGACCTCACCGTCGTCCTCGGCGAAGCCGACCGCATCGCGAGCGAGCACCCCGCCGCGACCGACCGCACCGACGTCATCCGAGCGACCGCGAATGACCTCCTCGAGAGCGCCGAGAAGGGTCGGCGGATCGTCGAACGCATGGACGCCGACACCACCAAGCACCCCGTGGACGTCGCCGCGCTCGTCGAGCGTTGCGCTGCCGACGTCGCCGACCGCCACCCCGACGCAACCGTCCACTTCGACGCCCCCGGGACCGCCACCGCGCGCTGTATCGACGGCATCGACGTCGCCGTCACCGAACTCCTCGAGAACGCCATCCAGCACAACGACGACCCCCACCCAGTCGTCGACGTCGCCGTCACCGAGCGCGCTGACGACGTCACCGTCACCGTCACCGACGACGCCACCCCCATCCCCGACGTCGAAGCGAACGTCCTCACCGGCCACCACGACATGACCGACGTCTACCACTCCAGCGGCCTCGGCCTCTGGCTCGTCTACTGGCTCGTCGAGCTATCGAACGGGAGCATCACTGTCGACTCAGGAGAGACTGGGAATCGTATTCAGGTTACGTTCGATCAAGTCAGCAAGTAA